A segment of the Candidatus Nitrososphaera gargensis Ga9.2 genome:
GATTGTTTCGTATGACCACAGCAAGCCGGGCAAGCACGGTTCGGCAAAAGCAAGGATCACAGCAGTGGGAGTCTTTGACGGCAGGCCGCACCCGTTTGTAGGCCCGGTGTCAACCAAGGTTGACGTGCCGTTGATAGACAAGCGCAATGGCCAGATCATTTCAAAGCAGGGAGACACCCTCCAGATAATGGATCTTGAGACGTTCGAGACCTTTGAGACGTCTTCAGTGGAAGATGAGATCAAGGAAAAGCTTGCGCAGGGCGACATTCAGGGCCGCGAAGTAGAGTACTGGAAGGTCCTCGATAGAATCAAGATAGTAAGGGTCAAGGGCTAAAAGTTCATACAATAGAACCACGGATCGTTTTCTGGATGCTGATGAGGTGAAGGAAGAGCCGGCTGATCATCGTTTTGGCTGATGAAGATTATGAGTCCTGAGGCATCCGTCATTATATCACATTCTTCTTGATCTTGGGTTAACGATGGCATCAAGCGCGTTCCCAATAAGCACAAACGCAAGCCCTGTTATGGCTATCATGAGGCCGGGCGGAATTATCCACCACCAGAGGCCGCGGGAAGCTGCGCCTGCAGAGTTTGCGTCATGCAGGATCTGACCCCACGTCGGAATGGACGGGTCTCCAAGTCCCAGAAAGCTGAGCATTGCTTCGCCCAAGATTGCCCCCGGCACAGAAATGGCAATGCTGGCAAAAGTCAGTGGCAGCAGCTGCGGGATTATGTGCTTGAATATGATCTTCCTGTCAGACTGGCCCATGAGCTTTGCCGCTTCGACGTACTGCAGGTTCTTTAGCTGGAGCGCGATACTTCTGCTTATTTTCGCCATGCCGACCCAGCCGAAAATTACAAGAAAACCGGTGATCAGGAATATGCTCTTGCCGACCGTGATCGACAATATGATGAGCAGCGGAAGTGGCGGCAGCGAGTAAAATACGTCGTTTATCCTCATCAGGCCCTCATCAGTGCGGTTTCCTTTGTAGCCTGCGATAACACCATATATCAGACCAATGATCATGCCGGCTATTGAAACGGTGAGCCCTATGAAAAGCGCCACCGGCGCTCCCCACAGGATTCCGATCGCCAAGTCATGGCGCAGCTCGTCCGTGCCCATGAGTCCATAGACCTCGCCGCCCAATATGACCCCGGAGTTGGTCACCGAGTCGTTTGAATCAAACAGGTAAAAGGTTTCACGGATTACGTACGTGCCCTTCAACACACTGTCTTGTTGTGAGTCTGAAAATATCATTACCTGCGGCCTTGAAACATCCTGCCTGTATGCAAAATCGTCCAGATAGTTGCGCAGGTTGTCGGCGATCAGCCTGTCCGTGGAAAATACCCTTGCCGAGAACTCATTGCTACCTTGCTGTGACGAAGGAAGCGAAGCAAAGTAGATCCTGAATTCTTTGCCGTCAGGCCGCAGCACGTCTATCTGGAGAGCCGGCTGTGTGCTGCCGTACCTCGCAGAATACAGCATCATAAAGTCGCTCGGGTACGAATCATAGTTAAAGTTCACCGTGTATGAATGCGTCACGGTGCGCACGCCTCCTTGAACCGAGCTTGATACCGCTGCATCTTTTGCTGTCATGAAGATGTGCTCCGGCACCTTTGGCCCGAACAGGTTTGTCCAAGCCGGCGCAGCAGACTTGGGGGTGTCGATCCAAAAGTTGGGGTTGTTCCACTGCCTGAATGATTCAAGCGGCACCGCGACCGCCGCATAGGTTGTCATCAGTATGAGGACAAGCAGTATCCCAGCGCCGGCAAGGCCACTCTTGGAGCGCCTGAACTCCCTTAGTAGCTCAGAGCGTGAAACAACTTTGGCTGCTGTCATGATGCAACCTTCACCCTCGGATCAAAGTAAGCATAGACAATGTCCGTGAGAAACACAGTGATTATGAAAATGAGCGTGGAAATGTAGGTCAGCCCGATTATGACCGGGATGTCAAGAAAGCCTATTGCCTGATAATACAGGCTGCCCATGCCCGGCCAGCCAAACACCGCCTCAATAGTTATTGCACCGCCAAACGAGCCGGCGAGGCTCAATGCAATGACCGTGATGATTGGAGGCGCAGCGTTTTTCAAGGCATGAGAGTAAAGGATCCTGTTTTCTGATATGCCTGCAGCCCTCTTTGCTGCAATATAGTCTTCCCCAAGAATTCCTATCACAAAATACCGGACAGTGTAGGCCCACGAGCCAAAGCTGACAAGCACTATTGTTATCAGTGGCAGCAGCATGTGATAGAAAAGGTCAAGCGCATAAGCCGGGTCGGACGGCGGCGTCAGGGGCGTTGCACGCGCCGGGAAAATGTGATAAGTAAATGCAAAGGCAAAGATCATGAGCATGCCAATCCACCATGTTGGAAAGCTGCCGCTAAAGACCGCAAACGCGGAGTTGAGCCTGTCCCATATCGAGCCTGCTCTATTGGCCACATATGTGCCAAGGTAGATCCCGATGATGGTAACTATCAGAGTCGAAGTGGTAAAGAGCAGTATAGTCTTGGGCATCTTTTCAAGTATAATGTCGCGCACACTTACCGAACCGCTTTCGCTTGTCAAGTAGCTGGACTTGCCAAGGTCAAGAACCATGACCTTCAGGACGGTGTTTATAAAGCGCTTTGGGGCGTACCAAGGCTCGTCAAGGCCGATGTTTTTGACCTGCAAGTCGATCCTGTTATTGATAAATGCCTCCCGTTCTTCGGCAGTTTGGAACCTGATGTCACTATGGTTCACCTCTTCCACGATGTAGAACCTGATCGCTTCAAGTAGCACCCTATCCATCGTGGGGCCAAGCAGCGCTAACGTAAGGACAAGTGTGGCAAAAAGCACGATAACCATGTTTATCGAGCGCTTGATGAGAAAGCGGCCAAAGCCCCCCAATTCTGTCTACCTCCGGATAGAGCTATTTTCTATTAATATCTGCCGGTGCTAAGTTTGCTGTAGGCCACCCTGACGAGCCTGCCCGCAGCCATTGCAGAAATGCTAGCAAGTGATATCACAAAGAGCGCCGTGCTTGCCATCAAAAGCTGTACACTGCCTGCAATTATTATGCCTGCTACAGTGAACGCCACAGCAAGCGACAGAACTACAAGCGATATCTTGGTCACGGTGCCAAACCTTCTCTGAAGCTGCGTCGAAACTGCCGCCGGCCACAGGTAGACCGCCCCTATCAGAGCGCTTGCGACGGCTCCTGAAGCTAGAGCTCCTGCCTCGCCGCCGTTTGCGACAAAGTGGGCCCGCTCGGCAGCGGTTAGTATGCCAAACAGCGGGTATAGCCCTGCTTTTACCGTTGCCTGAAGCCATGGCTGCTCCCTCTCATAGTCTGCAACCTGTGGGCTGAAAGAATAGTAGATAGAGTTGAACGTGTTCATGAAAGCTGACCCTGACACAGTTGACAGGATGTAGTGGTCGCGGAAGTTGCGCAAATACTGCACCTGCGGCGTAAGCTCTGACCCAAATGCCGCCGTTGCGATAAGGCAACCAGAAGGCTGTTGTGGCGGCAAAGTTGGGTTGTTGTTATTGTTGCTAGTCTGGCCGTTTGTGGCCGGGTTATTATCGTTATTGGTGGCTGATATTGTCGCAAGGATGGTGTTTGTTGTAATATCCGGGCGCAGCGCTTCAGTGCTGCTCGCAAATATCCTCAGCTGATTGGGGCCGGGTGATAGCTTTGACGTTTCTTCTGCCGTCAGTTCGATCTTGAACCGGCCCGCGACTCCAGGAGCTGCCTCTCCTCTGGCCACTACGTTGCCGTCCTTATCTGAGACGAAATAACTAACGGTTGCGTCGCTGCTTGGCTGACCTGCGACTTCAACGTCTACTGCCATGGTCGTGGGCTGGCCTATTGCTATTGATTGCGGGACGTCTATCCTGCT
Coding sequences within it:
- a CDS encoding translation initiation factor IF-5A → MSKPMDLGALKVGSYIIIDGEPCRIVSYDHSKPGKHGSAKARITAVGVFDGRPHPFVGPVSTKVDVPLIDKRNGQIISKQGDTLQIMDLETFETFETSSVEDEIKEKLAQGDIQGREVEYWKVLDRIKIVRVKG
- a CDS encoding ABC transporter permease; amino-acid sequence: MGGFGRFLIKRSINMVIVLFATLVLTLALLGPTMDRVLLEAIRFYIVEEVNHSDIRFQTAEEREAFINNRIDLQVKNIGLDEPWYAPKRFINTVLKVMVLDLGKSSYLTSESGSVSVRDIILEKMPKTILLFTTSTLIVTIIGIYLGTYVANRAGSIWDRLNSAFAVFSGSFPTWWIGMLMIFAFAFTYHIFPARATPLTPPSDPAYALDLFYHMLLPLITIVLVSFGSWAYTVRYFVIGILGEDYIAAKRAAGISENRILYSHALKNAAPPIITVIALSLAGSFGGAITIEAVFGWPGMGSLYYQAIGFLDIPVIIGLTYISTLIFIITVFLTDIVYAYFDPRVKVAS
- a CDS encoding ABC transporter permease, which encodes MTAAKVVSRSELLREFRRSKSGLAGAGILLVLILMTTYAAVAVPLESFRQWNNPNFWIDTPKSAAPAWTNLFGPKVPEHIFMTAKDAAVSSSVQGGVRTVTHSYTVNFNYDSYPSDFMMLYSARYGSTQPALQIDVLRPDGKEFRIYFASLPSSQQGSNEFSARVFSTDRLIADNLRNYLDDFAYRQDVSRPQVMIFSDSQQDSVLKGTYVIRETFYLFDSNDSVTNSGVILGGEVYGLMGTDELRHDLAIGILWGAPVALFIGLTVSIAGMIIGLIYGVIAGYKGNRTDEGLMRINDVFYSLPPLPLLIILSITVGKSIFLITGFLVIFGWVGMAKISRSIALQLKNLQYVEAAKLMGQSDRKIIFKHIIPQLLPLTFASIAISVPGAILGEAMLSFLGLGDPSIPTWGQILHDANSAGAASRGLWWWIIPPGLMIAITGLAFVLIGNALDAIVNPRSRRM